The following DNA comes from Occultella kanbiaonis.
CCCGGACGAGGGCGTCGTCAGCAAGGCTGCTCGAGACGACGTACTTGGGAAGGTCCTTGTAGGCGGCATGATCCGATGAGCCCGGCCAGAACGGTGCGAACGCCTCGTAACTGCGGCGCCCGAACATCAGCGCCGACGTCTCCTCGATCTCTTCCGCCTTGAGCGAGTACGCCTCGGGTACGAACTCGGTGTCGAAGACCCATCCACCGCTGCGGTGGCCCTCGAGCGTGCCGCCCGGCGAGTCGACGACGCCGTCGAGCGTCATGAAGCCCGTGTAGACCAGTTCCCGTGCCAAGAGACCTCCTGAGATCGGCCGGCGAGGATCGCCGGGTAGATGCGGCCGGGGTCAGGTCGACCCACGGCTCGACGCCAGCGAGCATAGGCGGCGGTCAGGGGTGTGGTCTTGGACGAAAACGACGCCACGCGCCAGTGCGGCCGGACCGGGCTGATCGATGCGGCAGGACCTCGCCGCGGATACCTTGCAGGGGGGCGATCACCGGCGCGACCCGAGCCCGCCAGGCCGTCTACTCCCTGAGGTTGCTCGAGCCGCTCTGAACGTCCGGCGGGAGGATCGCGCGGGCATCGAGACCCACGACGTCCACCGGTGGCGAGTCGACGACGACGACCGCGGCGCGATGGTTCACGTCCACGACGACGTCGTGCACCTGGAGCCGTGGGGAGCCCTCCGGCAGGGCCGGTGACGTCGCCTTGACGGCCGCCTCCCTGCGGACCCACATCCCGGTGAACTCCCAGGCCCGCTGGGCGTCGCCGAGCCCCAGCAGGGCATTCGCATCGCGATCCCCCAGGGCGACCCGGGCCAGCCCCACGTGGTCCAGCGCCGGGTCGACCGCCTCGACATCGACGCCCACGGGCCCATCGCGACCCGCCGCGACCACCACCCAGGTGCCCGAGTGCGAGACCGACACCTCGAGGGTCTCGCCGGGTTGGCGGAGGTGGTCGGCGAGTCGGACCTTGCCATGGGGACGACCGCAGTTCGGACAGGTCCGGTCGAGCGGCACACGGTGCGGGGCCATGGCCAGGTCGTCCGCGAAGATCCGGCGTACGGCGACCGCGCCGACCAGGAACCGGGCCCGGTCGGCGCTCTGACGGTAGGCGGCGTAGCGGCGAGTCTCCACCGGGTCCAGCAGTTCGAGCCAGGTCGGGTCCGCCGCGGCGAAGGGCGCCCACCACAGCGTCACTGTCCCGTGCCGCAACCGCACCACCCCGCGACTGTACAGCGGGTAGGAGCGACGCCCTCAGGCCAGCGGCAACCCAGGCCCGGCCAGGGTGGCGCGGTCGTGGGCGTCGAGGATCAGGCCCTCGTCCGCGGTCGGGGTGGGGCCGAGGCGCTCGACCAGGTGGCAGGTGGCGTAGCCGCGGCAGTGCTGCCGGTAGTCCTGGATCCAGGTCTCGGTCCGCGCCTGG
Coding sequences within:
- a CDS encoding 4'-phosphopantetheinyl transferase family protein, encoding MVRLRHGTVTLWWAPFAAADPTWLELLDPVETRRYAAYRQSADRARFLVGAVAVRRIFADDLAMAPHRVPLDRTCPNCGRPHGKVRLADHLRQPGETLEVSVSHSGTWVVVAAGRDGPVGVDVEAVDPALDHVGLARVALGDRDANALLGLGDAQRAWEFTGMWVRREAAVKATSPALPEGSPRLQVHDVVVDVNHRAAVVVVDSPPVDVVGLDARAILPPDVQSGSSNLRE
- a CDS encoding dihydrofolate reductase family protein, which produces MARELVYTGFMTLDGVVDSPGGTLEGHRSGGWVFDTEFVPEAYSLKAEEIEETSALMFGRRSYEAFAPFWPGSSDHAAYKDLPKYVVSSSLADDALVREWGEITILRSTDDVAELKRGEGGAIFIHGSAELARRLSDADLIDRYNLLVFPVLLGAGKSLFSTADRDIQKLRLRESAAYSNGVAKLLYDVVR